Proteins from one Alphaproteobacteria bacterium genomic window:
- the ruvC gene encoding crossover junction endodeoxyribonuclease RuvC: MDFDAMKLLGLDPGLRKTGWGIIEAANGRLRHVANGTIGSDGELDTAERLVQLFDGIAAVIVRWNPVEAAVEETFVNKNASSTLKLGLARGVALLAPAKAGIKVSEYPTNLVKKAVVGAGHAGKEQVEVMVRHLLPTAEINGADAADALAVAICHAHHTATLERWHSGAHAAFGRS, translated from the coding sequence ATGGACTTCGACGCGATGAAACTACTGGGACTTGACCCGGGCCTGCGCAAGACCGGGTGGGGCATCATCGAGGCCGCGAACGGGCGGCTTCGGCATGTCGCGAATGGCACGATCGGCTCCGATGGGGAACTCGACACGGCCGAGCGGCTCGTCCAACTCTTCGATGGAATCGCGGCGGTCATCGTGCGATGGAATCCCGTCGAGGCGGCTGTCGAGGAAACATTTGTCAACAAAAATGCGAGTTCGACCTTGAAGCTCGGTCTGGCGCGCGGGGTGGCGCTTCTGGCCCCAGCCAAGGCTGGAATCAAGGTTAGCGAATACCCGACCAATCTCGTAAAAAAAGCAGTGGTGGGTGCGGGTCACGCCGGGAAGGAACAAGTCGAGGTCATGGTCCGGCACCTTCTTCCTACCGCCGAAATCAATGGGGCCGACGCGGCAGATGCGCTTGCGGTTGCAATATGCCACGCGCACCATACCGCAACGCTCGAGCGCTGGCATAGCGGCGCACATGCCGCATTCGGCCGATCATGA